The sequence below is a genomic window from Salminus brasiliensis chromosome 6, fSalBra1.hap2, whole genome shotgun sequence.
CTCATCCTCAGTGTCAGGTTGACGGAGCACAGGCACCCACGCCAAGATGTTACAGTCCTTCCCACCACTGTACAACTCCTGACAACACCACACAAGGGACACAGAGGAATAATGAGCGAGTGTTCTGTCTGGACAGAGTCTGGTTACAGTTTCTTTGTACACTGTGATCCCTAAAGACGAGCTGCTAATGTGTGTTCCTGGATCAAATTTAATTTGGGAAAAGGCAATCATTCCAAACACAGGCCTAAGAGGTggagtctgatgcagagctttGGGGAAAACCCAGTGGGTGCTATTTTACCAGATATTCAAtacaccaaacaaacaaaaggggtAGTGAGGGAGTGCTGAATGTGATTTAGGAACCCAATTATAATACACTTCCCTGGTCCTAGCTCTTATGAATAAATAGGCTAATCTACACCAGTATATTAACATCTTTgttatatgtttatttaaatcAATTTTAAATCATTTCAGATTCTTCCAATGACCCTATAAGTGTTTTCCTATTTAAAATTCCTTAAATTAACAGGAGCTTTAAACAAAGAATACATAAAGAGCACAATCAATATGTATGCCCTACTGTAATGCAAAATCAATCACTTAGCCATTCTCTAGACATTCTTTTGGTTCCAGTTACCTGATAGTCTGGGTGGAACTCACAGCAGTCTACGTTATTATAATGCCCCCTCAGCATGGTGACCATTTTACCAGTGTGAAGGCCGTACACTGCTACAGAGCTGCCACATGGCACAAAGACAAACTCTGGACTGCAGCCTCTTGACACGGTGAACTTCACACCCTTACGACTCTCGTTAACCACCTTCCCGTAGTTTACCTGTGAAAAGCAACACCAGTTAGAATAATGTGCATGCAACATGGCAATAATTCACTCAATGTCCAAAGATTTCAATTTGATTTTAAGTTGtgtccattgctgacacagatgtgcaaatgcacacacacagcttagtcACTGTAGACAAGTATTGGTAATAGAacaagactctctggagcagataaagccccccagcattgagctgaagaggagtggaactgtgctctctggaatgataatgctccatccaatacttttgagacaagttggggatttggggaggatgaggtgaggttttgatcatccaacatcctgacctcactaatacttttgtcactgaatgcaatcagatcctcacagcaatgctccaaaatctagtagaaagccccttccctggacagtagagacagttaccccaacaaaagcaggataaactctttttaatatcacattaaaaggagtgtgattattaaaatgattttgtCTATTAGTGTATATGAAGATACCTTAAGACATTTTAACATAcatattattatgtatattgttgttatttaaaatgctatttcaattgttttatttaatttactatGCATAATTTTATCCAGTTCAGCAGGACCAATTATGTTCTCTCAGAGCATCATTAGCATACAAATTCATGATTtccagataaatagacagagtgAAAACCTAGCTATGCCTCAACAAACACTTTTAAGCCCCTTCGTAATAAAACATACAggtaattaatatatatatatatatatatatatatatataaatttttttttttttttttttttttttttttaagatataaCAAGCAgatatatggaaaaaaaaaacatttatcatACATCATATTGCTCAGCCCTAGTTAAAGTTCATTTGAAACTAATCTTAGGCTACATAATAAATTACAACTCACAAAAAGACTAAGCAGTGTATAAAATACTACAGACACGAGTAAGAGACAATTAAGAGATGAACATGAGATGTATGAAACGATCATAAGTGAATTTAGGAAGCTGttgttttattacttttattattaatactttaAATGTAAGGCCAACCATATATCGGCATTCTTACTCAAAGACTACGTGTTGatctacatgttttttttttacctaaatatcttcttcatctttttgtcacaaggagacaaacagacaaaaagatGGTATCTCAGCTGTGAAAAGAATGACAAACTGACATCTTTGAAAGGCACTGTCTCTGAAGAAACAATGTTCAATGTTATGTCTTTAACTTTGAATTTAGACTCTTCAgacttctacaaacatttgtgaaagaatggatcgctctcaggagctcagtgaattccagcatggtaccaCAATAGGAGgtcacctgtgcaacaagtccagcCGTGAAATTTCCTTGCTACataatattccacagtcaactgtcagtggtattataacaaagtggaagcgatTGGGAATGACAGCAACTCAGTCACAAAGTGGTAGGCcacgtaaaatgacagagcAGGGTCAGCGAATGCTGAGGTGCTTGTGCGCGAAGGTTGCCAACTGTCTGCAGAGTCAATCACTACAGACCTCCAaccttcatgtggccttcagattagctcaagaacagagagcgtagagagcttcatggaatgggaatggtgtggggttgttttttagGAGTTGGGTTCGGCCCCTTAATGCTTAAACACTTAATGCTTCAGTATACCAAGAGATTTTCATCAAtgtcatgctcccaactttgcaggaacagtttggggacggCCCCTTCCAACATGACTGCTGACTAGTAActagtgcacaaagcaaggtccataaagacatggatgagtgGATGTGGTGTAGAcaaacttgactggcctgcacagagtcctgacctcaacctgatagaacacctttgggatgaattagagcgaaaactgcgagccaggccttctcctCCAATaacagtgtctgacctcacaaatgctctggAAGAATGGTTCCCacattcccataaacacacccctaaaccttgtggaaagccctcccagaagagttgaagctgttatagctgcaaaagGTGGCCCGGCATCATATGAAACTCTATGGATTACAAATAGGATGTCACTCAATTTCATATGTGTGCACTTTATTTACAGTGTCTGCACCTACAGCCTCAGCCTACCAGTGTGTTCTCGCCGGTGGCGCTGTTCCACAGCCGCATGCGGTCATCTGTGCCTGTGGTAAGGAGATAAAGTCCGTCGTCGGTAAAGCACAGGCCGTTCACACGTCCATCATGGGCTGTGTTCACTGAGGAAAGAGGAGACAAAATATTgagaaatattatattaaataatacagaaaaaacaccgatatgaaaaaaatgaaataacatgGGGATATAAAAGGACTGGATTTTGGAAACACACTATCCACAAGGCCAGGCTTGTAGTGAAAAgcttaaaaaattataaataaaaagataaatatGTTTACAAATCATTAATGGTTTATCCTGAATCATTTGTTAACATAAGTTATTATCTGACAAGGATAATAGCACAGTGTTAATGTTTCTATGGCAATATTTTGgtcaaatatgtaaatgtttttttaagacTGAAAAGAATCCCTGAAAATGTTGTGAACCTAACTACTACTAGACTGTAAAACAGCACTATAAGCTGCCacttataaaaaaaatgtaggcCTACAGTACAGGATATATAGTAAACTAGCATCTACAGCTTTAACGTCTGATCCTACCTGTTTCAGAAGAGGCCTTAGACTTGTCCCCGTTGTGCTGGTCTAAAGTAAAGAGGCTTCCAGAGGCTCGCCGAATGTCCCAAACACGCACCCTGCTATCAGCACTGAGGCGGAGACAAGGCACAAACTACATTACCCATGATCCCCTTTTAATCACACAGAGCAGAAAACGTATAGGTGTCCTTATCAAGTGTtcattatttctatattttaacTCCAAACTCCAAATACCTACTGCAATCCTGCTGTGACAGATGATGTTGCTATGATTGCTTAATTGTTTTTCAAGCAGTTGAGAGACACTGTAATAGTCTCATAGGACTAATTAGCTATTCCCTTTTGCTAGAGAGCAGGTGAGCTTCTTAACCACCATACTTTGTAGGTGGACTCAAATTCAGCACAGAGTGTAACATCAATAAAATCAACAAATTACCCTTTAGCACAATCAACATGATAAATAGATATCACCCTTTTAAGCACACTCCAAATATTGTATTAGGTATGCTGTGCCTTAGAATGAAAACCTGAAAACCTGCAGATACACTGGCTGAACACCCCTGCTATGATCAAATTGTAGATACACTAAACTTCTCTAAAGAagtttgggacacctgctcactgattgtttcttcttcttcttaatccAGGGTATTTTATCCTACTTTTATCCAAgagtttatcctacttttgttggagtaactgtctctactgtccagtaaaGGCTTACAACATTTTACAGCATTGCTGCaaagatttgactgcattcagcgccAGGAGCTTAGTGAGGTCAAGTTATTGGATGATCCCTATctcacttcatccccaactccccaactcatcccaagtaTTAGGTGGAGCCCCCAACCAATATTCCATTCTCAATATTGGGGAGCTGTATATCCCTCGAGCCCACCCaggaattaggcatggtgccaataggttcatgttaatctgctctagAGTGTCTTATTCTAtcggcaatacttctctacaggaactagacaagctctgtgtgtgtatttgcacatctgtgtcagtaatgggtgcaacttaaagtagctgaatgcattcatttgaaggggtgtccacaaacatttggacatagtgtatctatataaatatatttttataaatttaTGTTTTGACATTTAAGTACATTATATAAAATTAAGGAACAGAGGGTGACAGGCCTTACCTGGCAGTGGCCAGGATGTGCTCATAGCGTGGAGACCACCGGACAGAGAGTACCTCCCCTCTGTGACCTgacagataaacatcaacacaaaCCTCcacaaattaataaaacaaaagccAAATGTCTGCATTTCTTTTAGATTACTTTTTCAACAGTTTTTCAACACTGTTTTGGTTAAAAATATTGAGACGTTGCAGGTaagaataaacttttttttatctataaaaatgaaatgtataaaaGTGATCTGACATCACCTTCACTGCCTTTCCTCCAGCCTCAGAGTGCATTACTCACCCTGTAGAATGTGAATGCGTGAGCCGGACTTCAGATCACACAGCTGGACTTTAGGGTCTTTGGTACCAACTGCCAACACAGAGCACAAAGGAGACAATTGAGAGTCTTAAACAAACTGAATATTAACAGTCAAAAGCCCTCAAATACCCTGAAAGAACCAAACAGAGATTTGTTGTCATTCTGTTCTGTTGTCATTGTAAGATTGTTTCTTTATGTAATAGAATAACATTCTTCCTCCATCCTAGTGTTGTCcaaaatatcaataaaaaaGGAAACTGGAAATTTGAGCTTATGCCaaaatgtttgattttttttgacAGTATTGATACTACCGATCCATATCAGAGAAAATGAAAAGGTTTCTGCATTGAGCGCCTCTTTGTAAAGATGTACATGGCTTGTACCTATTCATAATTATATGCTGCTTTTGGCTCCCATTGTCAATACAATGCTGGTGGGCAACTGGCATTTCTGATGCACTGATCACCTTAAAGGCTcttgctgtgtatgtgtgtgtgtgtgtgtgatctacaGGTAGCTGTAATAATTGATTGCAGTCGGTGTAATCTGCTTTCACAAAAACTACACTTACATAAAGAGGCATAACACAATACCAGCTAGTCTTTAAGATACATTCAGTTCAGTGGGATCAAGAAACTGTCCAACCTGTTTGTTGAGTTTGTCAGAGACAGCAGAAATACATCAGTGCAAATGAGAAATGGGAAATATGAATTCAAACAAAGGGGAGATACTCTTTTTTTAAGCAGACATAACTCAAAGATAGCTCATTTTAATGTCTGTAAAAACACCAATTCTATATCTACACGTCATTATGGAATGTCCAAACATATCCTCAGAATGGTAAATGCAGTATTGTAGTAGTGTTAGAATAAAATAAAGAGAAGACTGAGGCAGTGGCTGAGTGTACAAAATCAGAAGAGAGAAGTAACAGAGATATAAtcatgaagaaaggagaataagtGAGAAGACAAAGTGAGAGAAGCAAAAGGTACACAAAGGTTTATAACTAGCTTTTCCTGCTCTGGCACACTTGTTGGTGCACTGAATTCCTCTTAAGTCTTGTACCATTGGAGCATGCCACTTATTTTTCCATCTACCATTCGAAAACACCTGCAGCCCTTTACTTTGTTTGGGCTTTTGATGAATGgagaaaaacactgaataaacaCACCTGCTATAAGACTGTGTTTCCTGGCAATAGGTGACATATGGTGGCAGTAGACATTCCCTTCGAACTGGAACACTTCAGCTGGCTAAACCAAACATGCAGAATAGtccttatttttgttttaaaagaGACATTACATCTAAACGCATTTCCTAACAATGTTAAGACTGACAGCATTCAAATTAATGGCATTAGAATTGgacacaagagagagagaatgttgtAGAAGCAAACCCATGAATGTATTTACATCTGTCCGTCGGT
It includes:
- the ercc8 gene encoding DNA excision repair protein ERCC-8 is translated as MLSFITARQIGLDEPVRLRRAESTRRVLSLELNHDREVERIHGNGINTIDIEVIEGRYMLSGGSDGVIVIYDLENNTKKPHYTCKAVCTVGRSSRYVHKFSVETVQWYPHDTGMFVSSSFDKTMKVWDTETLKPAEVFQFEGNVYCHHMSPIARKHSLIAVGTKDPKVQLCDLKSGSRIHILQGHRGEVLSVRWSPRYEHILATASADSRVRVWDIRRASGSLFTLDQHNGDKSKASSETVNTAHDGRVNGLCFTDDGLYLLTTGTDDRMRLWNSATGENTLVNYGKVVNESRKGVKFTVSRGCSPEFVFVPCGSSVAVYGLHTGKMVTMLRGHYNNVDCCEFHPDYQELYSGGKDCNILAWVPVLRQPDTEDEGAGTVKGGANAAVNPAFEDAWSSDED